The Paraburkholderia sp. SOS3 genome includes a region encoding these proteins:
- the secA gene encoding preprotein translocase subunit SecA, translated as MITGFLQKIFGSRNQRLVKQYQKTVVSINALEPQIEKLTDDQLRAKTGEFRQRVAGGESLDKLLPEAFAVCREASKRVLKMRHFDVQLIGGMVLHYGKIAEMRTGEGKTLVATLAAYLNALSGRGVHVVTVNDYLAQRDAEWMGRLYNFLGLSVGVNLSQMDHSFKQEAYAADITYGTNNEFGFDYLRDNMVYETEARVQRALNFAIVDEVDSILIDEARTPLIISGQAEDHTDLYVRMNALPPLLERQIGEEKADGTGVEKPGDYTLDEKARQVFLTESGHEKAERLLAEWGLIGDGESLYAPQNITLMHHVYAALRAHTLFHRDQHYVVQNGEVVIVDEFTGRLMAGRRWSDGLHQAVEAKEHVKIQSENQTLASITFQNYFRMYGKLSGMTGTADTEAYEFNEIYGLETVVIPTNRPPKRIDRQDQIYKTARERYDAVIRDIHECYERGQPVLVGTTSIENSELLSHLLNKAGLPHEVLNAKQHEREAAIVAEAGRPQRITIATNMAGRGTDIVLGGNAEKQAAFLEVDESIPADEKQRRIAQLHGEWQTLHDQVKAAGGLHIIGTERHESRRIDNQLRGRAGRQGDPGSSRFYLSLEDPLLRIFAGDRVRAIMDRLKMPEGEAIEAGIVTRSIESAQRKVEARNFDIRKQLLEYDDVANDQRKVIYQQRNELLEAHDIAETIGAMRHGVIGDIVRQFVAPGSIEEQWDVPELEEVLRNDWQLDLAIQEMINESQSIDADEILEAVTAAADEAYEAKVTLVGRESFSAFERSIMLQTLDRSWREHLAALDHLRQGIHLRGYAQKNPKQEYKREAFELFAAMLDAVKLEVTRIVMNVQIQSPEQLEQAAEQYEEQGGHLENVEFRHADYSDSNAATAVAAAPVAADAAATMIGDAMSHAPRGTAAAAAGVPRASDGIPKVGRNDPCPCGSGKKYKQCHGKIA; from the coding sequence ATGATCACCGGTTTTCTACAAAAGATTTTTGGCAGTCGCAACCAGCGCCTCGTCAAGCAATATCAAAAGACCGTCGTGTCGATCAATGCGCTCGAACCGCAGATCGAGAAACTGACGGACGACCAGTTACGCGCGAAAACCGGCGAATTCCGTCAGCGGGTGGCGGGCGGAGAGTCGCTCGACAAGCTGTTGCCGGAAGCATTCGCGGTTTGCCGGGAGGCGAGCAAGCGCGTGCTTAAGATGCGCCACTTCGACGTGCAGCTGATCGGCGGCATGGTGCTGCACTACGGCAAGATCGCCGAAATGCGCACCGGCGAGGGCAAAACGCTCGTCGCGACGCTCGCCGCGTATCTGAATGCGCTGTCGGGCCGCGGCGTGCACGTCGTGACCGTCAACGACTACCTCGCGCAGCGCGATGCCGAGTGGATGGGCCGGCTGTACAACTTCCTCGGCTTGTCGGTCGGCGTGAATCTGTCGCAGATGGATCACAGCTTCAAACAGGAAGCCTATGCCGCGGACATCACGTACGGTACGAACAACGAGTTCGGTTTCGACTACCTGCGCGACAACATGGTCTACGAGACCGAGGCGCGCGTGCAGCGGGCGCTCAACTTTGCAATCGTCGACGAAGTGGACTCGATCCTGATCGACGAGGCGCGCACGCCGCTCATCATCTCGGGCCAGGCCGAAGACCATACCGATCTGTACGTGCGCATGAATGCGCTGCCGCCGCTGCTCGAGCGGCAGATCGGCGAAGAAAAGGCCGATGGTACGGGCGTCGAAAAGCCGGGCGACTACACGCTCGACGAAAAAGCGCGCCAGGTGTTCCTCACGGAATCGGGTCACGAGAAAGCCGAGCGGCTGCTCGCCGAGTGGGGCCTGATCGGCGACGGCGAGAGCTTGTACGCGCCGCAGAACATCACGTTGATGCACCACGTGTACGCGGCGCTGCGCGCGCACACGTTGTTCCACCGCGATCAGCACTACGTCGTGCAGAACGGCGAAGTCGTCATCGTCGACGAATTCACCGGCCGTCTGATGGCCGGTCGCCGCTGGTCCGACGGCCTGCATCAGGCGGTCGAGGCGAAGGAGCACGTCAAGATCCAGAGCGAAAACCAGACGCTCGCTTCGATCACGTTCCAGAACTACTTCCGTATGTACGGCAAGCTGTCCGGCATGACCGGCACGGCCGACACCGAAGCGTACGAATTCAACGAGATCTACGGTCTCGAGACAGTCGTGATTCCGACGAACCGGCCGCCGAAGCGGATCGATCGCCAGGATCAGATCTACAAGACCGCGCGCGAACGCTACGATGCGGTGATCCGCGACATCCACGAATGCTACGAGCGCGGCCAGCCGGTGCTCGTCGGCACGACGTCGATCGAAAACTCGGAACTGCTGTCACATCTGCTGAACAAAGCGGGCTTGCCGCACGAAGTGCTCAACGCGAAACAGCACGAGCGCGAAGCAGCGATCGTCGCCGAAGCCGGACGGCCGCAGCGCATCACGATCGCGACCAACATGGCCGGCCGCGGTACCGACATCGTGCTCGGCGGCAATGCCGAGAAACAGGCGGCGTTCCTCGAAGTCGACGAATCGATTCCCGCCGACGAGAAACAGCGCCGCATCGCGCAACTGCATGGCGAATGGCAAACGCTGCACGATCAGGTGAAGGCCGCAGGCGGCCTGCACATTATCGGCACCGAGCGCCACGAGTCGCGCCGCATCGACAATCAGCTGCGTGGCCGTGCGGGCCGCCAAGGCGATCCGGGTTCGTCGCGTTTCTATCTGTCGCTCGAAGATCCGCTGCTGCGCATTTTCGCCGGCGACCGCGTGCGCGCGATCATGGACCGGCTCAAGATGCCCGAAGGCGAGGCGATCGAAGCGGGCATCGTCACGCGTTCGATCGAATCGGCGCAGCGCAAGGTCGAGGCGCGCAACTTCGATATCCGCAAGCAGTTGCTCGAATACGACGACGTCGCGAACGATCAGCGCAAGGTGATCTACCAGCAGCGCAACGAATTGCTCGAAGCGCACGACATCGCCGAGACGATCGGCGCGATGCGCCACGGCGTGATCGGCGACATCGTGCGCCAGTTCGTGGCGCCGGGCAGCATCGAAGAGCAGTGGGACGTGCCCGAGCTCGAAGAAGTGCTGCGCAACGACTGGCAGCTCGATCTCGCGATTCAGGAAATGATCAACGAATCGCAGTCGATCGACGCGGACGAGATTCTCGAAGCCGTGACCGCGGCTGCGGACGAAGCATACGAAGCGAAAGTCACGCTCGTCGGCCGCGAATCGTTCAGCGCGTTCGAGCGCTCGATCATGCTGCAGACGCTCGATCGGAGCTGGCGCGAACATCTCGCGGCGCTCGACCATCTGCGCCAGGGCATTCACCTGCGCGGCTATGCGCAGAAGAACCCGAAGCAGGAATACAAGCGCGAGGCGTTCGAACTGTTCGCCGCGATGCTCGATGCGGTGAAGCTCGAAGTCACGCGCATCGTCATGAACGTGCAGATCCAGTCGCCCGAGCAGCTCGAGCAGGCTGCCGAGCAGTATGAGGAACAGGGCGGCCATCTCGAGAACGTCGAGTTCCGGCATGCCGACTACTCCGATTCGAACGCGGCGACGGCCGTGGCCGCGGCGCCCGTGGCTGCCGATGCGGCCGCGACGATGATCGGCGATGCGATGAGCCATGCGCCGCGCGGCACCGCCGCCGCGGCGGCTGGCGTGCCGCGCGCGAGCGACGGCATCCCGAAGGTCGGCCGCAACGATCCGTGCCCGTGCGGCAGCGGCAAGAAGTACAAGCAGTGTCACGGCAAGATCGCCTGA